The following coding sequences are from one Gemmatimonadales bacterium window:
- the eutM gene encoding ethanolamine utilization microcompartment protein EutM has translation MPLEALGLIETKGLVGSIEAADAMVKAANVKLIGKEKVGGGYVTVMVRGDVGAVKAATDAGAAAAERVGELVSVHVIPRPHAELELILPKGAAE, from the coding sequence ATGCCACTTGAAGCACTTGGGCTCATAGAGACCAAGGGCCTCGTCGGCTCGATCGAGGCGGCCGACGCGATGGTCAAGGCCGCCAACGTGAAGCTGATCGGCAAGGAGAAAGTGGGCGGCGGGTACGTGACCGTGATGGTGCGGGGCGACGTCGGGGCGGTGAAGGCCGCCACGGACGCCGGTGCCGCGGCTGCCGAGCGGGTCGGCGAGCTGGTGTCGGTCCACGTCATCCCGCGGCCGCACGCGGAACTCGAGCTGATCCTCCCGAAGGGCGCCGCGGAGTAG